The Leptospiraceae bacterium DNA segment ACTTTAGGACCTTCATTACAAATTCAGAACTAATCATGTAAATTCGCACTGAGACCAAAATAAATGCTCCCAACACGAAACAAAAACCTAAAAATATCATCCCACCAGACATAACTGCACTCATAGTATCTTCCTAATTAATTTATCCTTTAAAATCATCACCTACATCGAAAGGAGTTACAATCGGTTTTGTCAAAGGTATACAATCTGTTAAAAGTTTTTCGAGTTCCTTTCTTAATCGAACCGTTACATCCTCAACTGTTTTCTTTTTGTTGTCTTTGTAACTATCATAGTATTCTGCAAGCCCAAATGGTTTTGCAATGACTACCCGTGCACGCCTCGCCCGTGGAATTGTCGCCCCTAATACTAGATTTTCAAAACGATAAATCCATTCCATAAACCTCTCTGCACTCGGATATGCGAGGAGATATTCAGGCTTAATCACAAGAAAAAGATAAGCTCTATCTACATCCTTTTGGGCTAATTCCAAATCTCTTCTAGAAATGTTAATCTTTTGTTTTCCAAGTCCAGAGGTAATTCCGTCAAGTGCAGTAAATATCTCTCGAATTTTATGAATTGCATCTTCTTCTGGAGCAAACTTAATATCTAGTTTTTCGGCAGCACGATTGAGAGCGGCATGGCGAACTGCTCCTACTCGATAGTCGTAATCTTTATCCGTAATTGGAGAAATCCCGTATTCTCTTTCGCCATCTTCTAATAATATTCTACCTACCGTCAAAAACCTTCGGAGCAAATTTTTATTTCCGGGGGTAATCTTTAGTTTGCGTTCGATATTTTCTAAAGAAGATTCTATCTCTTTGTACAGAGATTTTTCCGTTCCAGTTAAAATATATTTCACAAAGGCAGGTAAAACTTTTACATCAGAATTCGGATCTTTTTTCCGAGCATCTTCCAGTCCCCAAAATCCAATTTGTGCAATACCCGGCATAAATGGTACTAAATTGTCATTCTCCCCAGAACACATTCCTTCGGGGTAAATTACGAGTTTCCCCCGTTCTCCTGCCAAAATAGATTTTGCCATTTTAACGGATTCTCTATCGGCACCACCTGACAATACGGAAAAAGCTCCTACTTTTTTTATTAACTCTCCTACGATGCCGAATCCCCAGTTAAAAACGTTACGCGATGCCATATAGTAAAATCGAGATCCTATGACGTTAGCCACATAGTATGCTACTGGTGGTTCGATGGTAGAAGGATGATTACTGAAATACAGAAGTCTTTCCTTATTCAAGCTACGAAGTGTATACTTGTCTTCGTCCGAAATATCGACTCCGTCAATATTTAAAGCAGACTTTAGAATCACGGGTAGGGATAAATCCATTCCCCAAAGAAATGGATAATTAATATCGTGGGAGATAAAAAAGTTTTTATTGTCCATGGCTTTTACTTAGCTTAAGGCTTTTATTTTGACAAGTAGAAAACTTATTAATTTTCATTCGGGATTGGCGAATTTTCTGGAACAGGTGCTAATATAGATGGTGAGGTTGGCGGAGGCTGTTGGATTCCAGGCATATTTACTTTTGGAGATCCAATCGTTCCAGTAACCGGAATACAGCCTTCCGGCATATCCTTTGTAATTAATTGTAGACTAGAAGCAATATCTTCCCGTTCGATACTGTATTTTTCTGTAAGTTTAGGACATACTTTCAAATCTAATCTAGAATCTCTCATAGAAGCAGCTAATTCAATGTATCCGCTAATAGTGATTTTGGCTATAGATAAAGTGAATACTCCTTTTTCGATATTTAGACGATTGCTATTCAAAGTTTTTTTGAGATTGAGTAAGATACTTTTTATTGTTACACCTTGTAATGTATCAATCATTGGAATTACAGGAGATCGTAAAATAGTCCCATCAAAAATCTGTAAATTTGTACTGATACTCATATTAGTCAAATCCCTATCAAATCCAATTAAACTAGAATCTTCTAAATTGACCGAACTTGCTTTTAATGCAAACTCACTCATTTCTAAATTCAGAGAAGTAACTTTGACATTCCCTTTAAAATTTTTCTTAATTAAGTCCCAAATACTAGTGTCAATTTCGATTGATTCAGCCCGAACTTCTAAATTATTGCTAGTTTGATAAATTAAATGGTCAACTGATTTTGTCGAAAACAAGGAAAGGTTGAGTTTACGAAATTCTAAAACATAACCTTTCTCTTGTGCATTTTTTGTAATAAAAGTTCTGGTTAATTCCTCATAAGGAAATAAAAAAATAACTGATTAATAAAAATGCAAAAATTCCGGAGTTAATTAATATTAACTTCTGTTTCCAATTTAATTCGGTAGTCGCATACTCTTCTTCTTCAGAATTTTCGCTTGGAAATTCTTCAATTTCTTCGGAATCTATAATTTTTTCTTCTAACTCTTCCGGCATTTTATTTTTTTACCTTTGTAAATGAGGAAAAACGAATGTTTACATCATACTCTTCCTTACCCGGAAGTGGTTTGATAAAATTCATATAATCCACTTTACTATTAATCTGTTTCATAACTTCAATATCGTAAATCATTTTAAAAACGTCTGGAAGTTTAACGGAGCGTAAACTAACATCAATAGTAATTTTATTGTATTCCTTTTTTATGACTGTGGAAGTATCTTTCTGGGTAAGTACTCTTTCTTTCAGTCCATATCGAATAAGAATTTGATCGAGCTTAGCATAAATATTTGTTACATCAATTTCTTCTCCAGATTTAATAGACCGATAGTAATTATAATCCTGTATAGCCTTATCAAGTCGCGCAAAACTTCCCCTAGCCTCAGCCAAACTCTCCGAAAGACTGTTTCTCTGCTCCATAATTTTAGAGATAGTCAAACTAAAGATAACTATAAAAAAAACAACTACCCCGACTATTACAAATAACTTTTCTCTTTCATCTAATTTATTGAGCATTGTCTTCTTCTTTACGGTTATTTTTTTCTGAGTTGTTTAAAATTTCTAGTTCAATTTTGAATCGTACTTTTAATTTTGTAACTCCACTAATTAAGTTTTTATTCACAACTTTAAGATTCTTGAACTTCTGTGATTTTTCTAGAGCAGATTGAACTGCACCAATATCTTGGAATTCGTTCACTCTTCCGTATATAGAAACTAAGTTTCCATCCAGAGTAAATTGATCCAAAATAAAATCAAAGTCTTTCGAGGGAAAATTCTGATTTAAATCCAAAATCAATTCCAGAATATTTTCTTTATTTAGGAAAAGTCGAACGATTTCAGATTTTTTATTTTCTTCTTTTACTTTATTAAGAGCTACGGACATTACGTCATCGTCCTCAGGAACTTCAAATCCAAATCCTTGTTTGAATTTTTCTCGTAACTCAGTATCATATGCTTTAAGTTTTCGATTGTCTATTACCATTTGTACAATAAATACTGTTAGTAAAATAAATAATGAAATTCCAGCGAGGATTAAATGCGGTTTAAATGCATCTAATCGAATTGTATTTCTCATAAGTTTAGAAAACTCTGGAGTTAAAAAATCAACTCGATGTGTTTTCTTCATTCTGCTATGGTAACCAATTCCAAGTGCTGTAGTAAAAGAAGGATCTTCCAATTCTAAAAATGTATAATGAGTTACTGTTGTGCCAATTTTGTTCGTAAGATATTTTTCAGTATCTTTAAAAGAAGAACCACCTCCGGAAAGATAAATTATGGAAGGTCGATTAATAGGGGCTAATGCGTATATACTTTTAATAATTTCTTCAGCAATACCATCCATTGATTCGTAGATAATATTAATAATTTTGTCAAATTGTTCTGCAGTGATATGATGAAGTTTTAGGAACTCAGTCTTAAATTCCTCATCAATGAAATCAAAACTAAAATTAAAATGTAATTTTAGTTGTTCGGCTTTATTGAATTCAATTTTTAGAAGTTGGGCAATTTTTTCAGTTATTAAAAATCCTCCTCCACTAAAAAAACGAGAATGACTTAATAATCCATTGCTATTAACATTAAAAATACTCAGTTTACCACCGATATCCAACTGCCCAACAACTTTTTCAGCAATCGATTTGGTTTGGTGGTAATTGACATTGGCACTCAAGGAATAAGAATCAGTCGATATACAACTCAACTGAATATCATTTTTCATAAATGGTTTAAAAGTTTTTTCAACTTCATCATGGTGAACACTGAATGCAACAACGTTAGATACTTCATTTCCAATCCACCAAATACATCCCTGAACAACCATATTCTCAATTGGAAAGGGGACAACATTTTCTACTTCAAAAGGAAGAATTTCTTTAATTGCTTTTTCCGAACTAGAAGGTAAAACCAAATCTCGAATGAATAAATTATCCATTGCAATATTAATTAAAAAACTTGTCTCTTCAGGAAAAAAACTTTGAATAAACCGAACTATATTGTATTCGTATTCATCGGATTCTTTTTCAGGTAGAGATACAATCTGCAAAGTTTCGTGGCGCAAAATTGTAACACTTCCTAGAAACTGTCTATATAAAATTCCTTTTATATGTGTGGTTCCATAATCAATTGCAAGGTACTGCGTATAATACATTCTTTAATCTTCGGAATAAAATAAAATCTGATCGTTTGTTAAATCAAATATACAGCTAACTCTTCTAGTTGCCGTACCCACAGTTCCAACTCCAACTACTTTATAGACCTCACCTTTCGTTTTAACCCTTCCAGTAGAAACTGCGGAACCTGTTCCTGCAATTTCATCGAACAAAGTAAGCGCTTGGGCTTGCCCGCTAGAACTAGAACTCGGAGGTGGAGGCTGACTTGGATTAGCCGGTCCAGAACTTGGAGAATTAGTGGGAGGTGCTCCCATACTAGTAGTTTTGATTTGAAATTCTGCAAAATTTTTTAGATCATTGATTTCTTTTATATACCCGCCTTTTTCTAATTTATATTTCAAAATCCTCATAACAGCTTGTCTAGTCATAAACTCCGAAATCGACATGAGCACATGGTAAGGAGCTGCATTGATGTTGATCCGATCATCCCCTGTATCTCTAAAGGGTAAATAAGCCGTAATGTTATTTGATAATACATAATCACTATCTGTAACAAGTAATTTTTCTTCTTCGGACAAGAAATCTTTCGAAACATTTTTATCCTTGTCTGGATTCTTTAGAGATTCATAAACTAACTTTCTATCCCAACCTTTTATTGCAGTCAATTCAGAAAGAGAATACATAGGAGCATTTTTTATTTTTCTGGGTGGTTTTAGATTGGAATAGTAATATACTTCTGCCCCACCCCGATTTCCTCGAAT contains these protein-coding regions:
- a CDS encoding 1-acyl-sn-glycerol-3-phosphate acyltransferase, coding for MDNKNFFISHDINYPFLWGMDLSLPVILKSALNIDGVDISDEDKYTLRSLNKERLLYFSNHPSTIEPPVAYYVANVIGSRFYYMASRNVFNWGFGIVGELIKKVGAFSVLSGGADRESVKMAKSILAGERGKLVIYPEGMCSGENDNLVPFMPGIAQIGFWGLEDARKKDPNSDVKVLPAFVKYILTGTEKSLYKEIESSLENIERKLKITPGNKNLLRRFLTVGRILLEDGEREYGISPITDKDYDYRVGAVRHAALNRAAEKLDIKFAPEEDAIHKIREIFTALDGITSGLGKQKINISRRDLELAQKDVDRAYLFLVIKPEYLLAYPSAERFMEWIYRFENLVLGATIPRARRARVVIAKPFGLAEYYDSYKDNKKKTVEDVTVRLRKELEKLLTDCIPLTKPIVTPFDVGDDFKG
- the pilM gene encoding pilus assembly protein PilM, which gives rise to MYYTQYLAIDYGTTHIKGILYRQFLGSVTILRHETLQIVSLPEKESDEYEYNIVRFIQSFFPEETSFLINIAMDNLFIRDLVLPSSSEKAIKEILPFEVENVVPFPIENMVVQGCIWWIGNEVSNVVAFSVHHDEVEKTFKPFMKNDIQLSCISTDSYSLSANVNYHQTKSIAEKVVGQLDIGGKLSIFNVNSNGLLSHSRFFSGGGFLITEKIAQLLKIEFNKAEQLKLHFNFSFDFIDEEFKTEFLKLHHITAEQFDKIINIIYESMDGIAEEIIKSIYALAPINRPSIIYLSGGGSSFKDTEKYLTNKIGTTVTHYTFLELEDPSFTTALGIGYHSRMKKTHRVDFLTPEFSKLMRNTIRLDAFKPHLILAGISLFILLTVFIVQMVIDNRKLKAYDTELREKFKQGFGFEVPEDDDVMSVALNKVKEENKKSEIVRLFLNKENILELILDLNQNFPSKDFDFILDQFTLDGNLVSIYGRVNEFQDIGAVQSALEKSQKFKNLKVVNKNLISGVTKLKVRFKIELEILNNSEKNNRKEEDNAQ
- the gspN gene encoding type II secretion system protein GspN, with protein sequence MFLFPYEELTRTFITKNAQEKGYVLEFRKLNLSLFSTKSVDHLIYQTSNNLEVRAESIEIDTSIWDLIKKNFKGNVKVTSLNLEMSEFALKASSVNLEDSSLIGFDRDLTNMSISTNLQIFDGTILRSPVIPMIDTLQGVTIKSILLNLKKTLNSNRLNIEKGVFTLSIAKITISGYIELAASMRDSRLDLKVCPKLTEKYSIEREDIASSLQLITKDMPEGCIPVTGTIGSPKVNMPGIQQPPPTSPSILAPVPENSPIPNEN